A stretch of Gambusia affinis linkage group LG10, SWU_Gaff_1.0, whole genome shotgun sequence DNA encodes these proteins:
- the ap3d1 gene encoding AP-3 complex subunit delta-1 isoform X2, with translation MALKIVKGSIDRMFDKNLQDLVRGIRNHKEDEAKYISTCIDEIKQELKQDNIAVKANAVCKLTYLQMLGYDVSWAAFNIVEVMSSSKFTYKRIGYLAASQCFHESTDVIMLTTNQIRKDLSSPNQYDTGVALTGLSCFVTPDLARDLANDIMTLMSHTKPYIRKKAVLIMYKVFLKYPESLRPAFPRLKEKLEDPDPGVQSAAVNVICELARRNPKNYLSLAPLFFKLMTSSTNNWVLIKIIKLFGALTPLEPRLGKKLIEPLTNLIHSTSAMSLLYECVNTVIAVLISLSSGMPNHSASIQLCVQKLRILIEDSDQNLKYLGLLAMSKILKTHPKSVQSHKDLILQCLDDKDESIRLRALDLLYGMVSKKNLMEIVKKLMLHVDKAEGTTYRDELLTKIIDICSQSNYQYITNFEWYISILVELTRLEGTRHGHLIASQMLDVAIRVKAIRAFAVAQMATLLDNAHLLTGNTQRNGICEVLYAAAWICGEFSEHLENPMQTLEAMLRPKVATLPGHIQAVYVQNAAKLFATVLKGEEGNTDGTAAQEASQLMIDRLPLFVQSANLEVQERASCILQLVKYIQKLQQKDVEVAEEVDALFAGELNPVAPKAQKKVPVPEGLDLDAWINEPPSESESEDEQPKAIFAKEEPKHSRPRHTEVDEKELARRREARKQEQANNPFYIKASPSSQKVYQEAPGVEHIPVVQIDLNVPLKVPGLPMSDQYVKMEEERRQKERAEKKKKEKKKRKEKRSGRGKKHDSAPESEEDITPAHMVDIVTEEMPENALPSDDDERDPTDPHKALDIDLDRPLADSEKLPVRSHRAAEAQKSPTDGETENATLQEPKKKNSKEKREKKRDKERDRKKSKEEKKKKKHKHEDKEEDLLGGQADEPVLQSEETSQVAEPPTSSSTTAEVSDLDFWLSNAPVPSNTQEAATVAAAAPEPSVTAPDSEPDEPKDTEMEETKSSKHKKKKQKKEKEEKEKKKKKKHHHHHHHSDGAGEESVQNGTVEEEEPLPPMSNYCLLAENSYIKMVYDIQGNLQDGSQVVVSVIFENKCSSFLKSMEFNVLDSLNSKLQRPEGSGPHDGLVVPFQLPPGVSNEARFVFTVQSIVMPQKLKGTLTFIVKNEDDSTHEKLDFKLHFTCTSYLITTPCYSDAFAKLLESGDLKSSSLRLEGVNMPFHHLLARICFHHHFSVVERIDSCASMYSRSIQGHHVCLLVKTSAQTVSIDAKCDEPTLLGNVLDEIKQTFSQC, from the exons ATGGCTTTGAAGATTGTCAAAGGGAGCATCGATCGGATGTTCGATAAAAATCTCCAGGATTTAGTACGTGGCATTCGGAATCACAAGGAAGATGAG GCCAAATACATCTCCACATGCATCGACGAGATCAAACAGGAGCTCAAGCAAGACAACATTGCTGTCAAGGCCAATGCTGTGTGCAAGCTCACCTAC CTTCAGATGCTGGGCTACGATGTCAGCTGGGCTGCTTTCAACATCGTTGAAGTCATGAGTTCCTCCAAGTTCACATACAAG aggATTGGTTACTTGGCAGCCTCACAGTGCTTCCACGAGAGCACAGATGTCATCATGctgacaaccaatcagatccgAAAG GATCTCAGTAGTCCCAACCAGTATGACACAGGTGTTGCCCTAACAGGCCTGTCTTGTTTTGTTACCCCTGATCTCGCACGGGATCTGGCTAATGACATTATGACACTG ATGTCCCACACCAAACCCTACATCAGGAAGAAAGCTGTGTTGATCATGTATAAGGTATTTTTAAAGTACCCAGAATCTCTGCGCCCTGCTTTCCCAAGACTCAAGGAGAAACTGGAGGACCCAGATCCAG GTGTCCAGTCAGCAGCCGTCAATGTGATTTGTGAGCTGGCAAGGAGAAACCCAAAGAACTACCTGTCTCTCGCCCCCCTTTTCTTCAAGCTTATGACCTCCTCCACCAATAACTGGGTTCTCATTAAGATCATCAAACTG TTTGGTGCTCTCACACCTCTGGAGCCAAGGTTGGGGAAGAAGCTTATTGAGCCTCTGACAAACTTAATCCACAG CACCTCTGCCATGTCTTTGCTGTATGAATGTGTCAACACTGTAATTGCAG TGTTGATTTCTCTGTCCTCTGGGATGCCCAACCACAGCGCTAGCATCCAG CTCTGTGTGCAGAAACTGCGAATCCTGATAGAAGACTCGGACCAGAACT TGAAATACTTGGGCTTGCTCGCCATGTCCAAGATCCTGAAGACGCACCCCAAGTCTGTCCAGTCTCATAAGGACCTCATCCTGCAGTGTCTCGATGACAAAGACGAGTCCATTCGTCTCAGAGCTTTGGATCTTCTCTACGGCATG GTATCTAAGAAGAACTTGATGGAGATCGTAAAGAAGCTGATGCTGCATGTGGACAAAGCTGAAGGAACCACTTACAGGGATGAACTTCTCACCAAGATCATCGATATCTGCAGTCAGAGCAACTACCAGTACATCACCAACTTCGAatg GTACATCAGCATCCTGGTGGAGCTGACCCGATTAGAGGGCACACGACACGGCCACCTCATCGCCTCTCAGATGTTGGACGTTGCCATTCGGGTGAAGGCCATCCGAGCGTTCGCCGTCGCTCAGATGGCCACTTTGCTGGACAACGCCCACCTGCTGACTGGCAACACGCAGCGGAACGGCATCTGCGAGGTTCTGTACGCTGCGGCCTGGATCTGCGGCGAGTTCTCCGA ACACCTGGAGAACCCCATGCAGACGCTGGAGGCCATGCTGCGGCCCAAGGTGGCCACGCTGCCGGGCCACATCCAGGCTGTGTATGTTCAGAATGCAGCCAAGCTGTTCGCAACGGTGCTGAagggcgaggaggggaacacaGACGGCACAGCTGCGCAGGAAGCCAGCCAGCTAATGATAGACAGGCTGCCGCTGTTTGTGCAGAGCGCCAACCTGGAAGTCCAGGAGAGG GCGTCCTGCATCCTGCAGCTGGTCAAGTACATCCAGAAACTTCAGCAGAAGGACGTGGAGGTGGCAGAGGAAGTCGACGCGCTGTTTGCAGGAGAACTCAACCCCGTGGCCCCGAAAGCACAGAAGAAAGTTCCTGTTCCTGAAGG CCTGGACCTGGACGCTTGGATCAACGAACCGCCTTCTGAAAGCGAGTCTGAGGACGAGCAGCCAAAGGCGATTTTTGCGAAGGAGGAGCCGAAACACTCCAGACCCCGTCACACAGAAGTGGACGAGAAAGAGCTCGCGAGG AGGAGGGAAGCCAGAAAGCAGGAGCAAGCCAACAATCCGTTCTACATCAAGGCTTCCCCGTCCTCTCAGAAG GTTTATCAAGAAGCTCCTGGAGTGGAGCACATCCCAGTAGTGCAGATTGACCTCAATGTGCCTCTCAAAGTCCCAG GTCTGCCTATGTCTGACCAGTATGTGAAAATGGAGGAGGAGCGGCGTCAGAAAGAgagagcagagaagaagaagaaggaaaagaagaagaggaaagaaaagcgCAGCGGACGAGGGAAGAAGCACGATTCGGCTCCGGAGAGCGAAGAGGACATCACTCCAGCTCACATGGTGGACATTGTTACAGAGGAGATGCCAGAG AATGCCTTAcccagtgatgatgatgaaagaGACCCCACTGACCCCCACAAAGCTCTGGACATCGACCTGGACAG GCCGCTTGCAGACAGCGAGAAGCTGCCGGTCAGGTCACATCGTGCCGCCGAGGCCCAGAAAAGCCCAACAGATGGAGAAACTGAAAATGCGACTTTGCAGGAACCCAAGAAGAAGAACAgtaaagaaaagagagagaagaagagagacaaagagagagatcGGAAG AAGagcaaagaagagaaaaagaagaaaaaacacaaacatgaagacAAGGAGGAGGATCTTCTCGGGGGTCAGGCTGACGAACCTGTGCTCCAATCCGAAGAAACAAGTCAAGTGGCAGAACCGCCCACTTCCTCCTCTACCACTGCTGAG GTATCGGATCTGGATTTCTGGCTCTCAAACGCTCCAGTGCCCTCTAACACCCAG GAAGCAGCaacagtagcagcagcagccccAGAGCCCTCCGTCACAGCGCCAGACTCCGAGCCAGATGAACCCAAAGACACAGAAATGGAGGAGACG AAGTCCTcaaaacacaagaagaagaagcagaaaaaggagaaagaggagaaggagaagaaaaagaagaagaagcatcaccaccatcatcaccatagTGACGGTGCTGGAGAGGAGTCTGTTCAGAACGGCACCGTTGAGGAGGAAGAACCCCTCCCG CCAATGTCCAATTACTGCCTGCTGGCTGAGAATTCCTACATCAAGATG GTGTATGACATCCAGGGGAACCTGCAGGATGGCAGCCAGGTGGTTGTGTCTGTTATATTTGAAAACAAGTGCAGCAGCTTCCTCAAATCCATGGAGTTCAACGTCTTGGACTCTCTGAACTCCAAACTACAGAGGCCAGAAGGCTCGGGTCCTCACGATGGCCTCGTCGTCCCCTTCCAACTTCCTCCAG GAGTGTCCAATGAGGCACGGTTTGTCTTCACTGTGCAAAGCATCGTAATGCCACAGAAACTGAAGGGAACTCTAACCTTCATTGTTAAG aatgaAGACGACTCTACTCATGAGAAACTGGACTTCAAACTGCACTTTACCTGCACCTCCTACTTAATCACTACTCCTTGCTACAG CGACGCTTTTGCAAAACTGTTGGAGTCGGGAGACCTGAAGAGCAGCTCACTCCGGCTGGAGGGAGTCAACATGCCCTTCCACCATCTGCTGGCCAGGATCTGCTTCCACCATCACTTCTCAG TTGTGGAGAGGATCGACTCTTGTGCCTCCATGTACAGCAGGTCCATCCAGGGTCACCACGTCTGTCTGCTGGTCAAAACT TCTGCTCAGACGGTGTCCATCGACGCAAAATGTGACGAGCCGACGCTGCTTGGGAATGTGCTGGATGAGATCAAGCAGACCTTCTCTCAGTGCTGA
- the ap3d1 gene encoding AP-3 complex subunit delta-1 isoform X1, producing MALKIVKGSIDRMFDKNLQDLVRGIRNHKEDEAKYISTCIDEIKQELKQDNIAVKANAVCKLTYLQMLGYDVSWAAFNIVEVMSSSKFTYKRIGYLAASQCFHESTDVIMLTTNQIRKDLSSPNQYDTGVALTGLSCFVTPDLARDLANDIMTLMSHTKPYIRKKAVLIMYKVFLKYPESLRPAFPRLKEKLEDPDPGVQSAAVNVICELARRNPKNYLSLAPLFFKLMTSSTNNWVLIKIIKLFGALTPLEPRLGKKLIEPLTNLIHSTSAMSLLYECVNTVIAVLISLSSGMPNHSASIQLCVQKLRILIEDSDQNLKYLGLLAMSKILKTHPKSVQSHKDLILQCLDDKDESIRLRALDLLYGMVSKKNLMEIVKKLMLHVDKAEGTTYRDELLTKIIDICSQSNYQYITNFEWYISILVELTRLEGTRHGHLIASQMLDVAIRVKAIRAFAVAQMATLLDNAHLLTGNTQRNGICEVLYAAAWICGEFSEHLENPMQTLEAMLRPKVATLPGHIQAVYVQNAAKLFATVLKGEEGNTDGTAAQEASQLMIDRLPLFVQSANLEVQERASCILQLVKYIQKLQQKDVEVAEEVDALFAGELNPVAPKAQKKVPVPEGLDLDAWINEPPSESESEDEQPKAIFAKEEPKHSRPRHTEVDEKELARRREARKQEQANNPFYIKASPSSQKVYQEAPGVEHIPVVQIDLNVPLKVPGLPMSDQYVKMEEERRQKERAEKKKKEKKKRKEKRSGRGKKHDSAPESEEDITPAHMVDIVTEEMPENALPSDDDERDPTDPHKALDIDLDRPLADSEKLPVRSHRAAEAQKSPTDGETENATLQEPKKKNSKEKREKKRDKERDRKKSKEEKKKKKHKHEDKEEDLLGGQADEPVLQSEETSQVAEPPTSSSTTAEVSDLDFWLSNAPVPSNTQEAATVAAAAPEPSVTAPDSEPDEPKDTEMEETKSSKHKKKKQKKEKEEKEKKKKKKHHHHHHHSDGAGEESVQNGTVEEEEPLPPMSNYCLLAENSYIKMMMEDAEEVYDIQGNLQDGSQVVVSVIFENKCSSFLKSMEFNVLDSLNSKLQRPEGSGPHDGLVVPFQLPPGVSNEARFVFTVQSIVMPQKLKGTLTFIVKNEDDSTHEKLDFKLHFTCTSYLITTPCYSDAFAKLLESGDLKSSSLRLEGVNMPFHHLLARICFHHHFSVVERIDSCASMYSRSIQGHHVCLLVKTSAQTVSIDAKCDEPTLLGNVLDEIKQTFSQC from the exons ATGGCTTTGAAGATTGTCAAAGGGAGCATCGATCGGATGTTCGATAAAAATCTCCAGGATTTAGTACGTGGCATTCGGAATCACAAGGAAGATGAG GCCAAATACATCTCCACATGCATCGACGAGATCAAACAGGAGCTCAAGCAAGACAACATTGCTGTCAAGGCCAATGCTGTGTGCAAGCTCACCTAC CTTCAGATGCTGGGCTACGATGTCAGCTGGGCTGCTTTCAACATCGTTGAAGTCATGAGTTCCTCCAAGTTCACATACAAG aggATTGGTTACTTGGCAGCCTCACAGTGCTTCCACGAGAGCACAGATGTCATCATGctgacaaccaatcagatccgAAAG GATCTCAGTAGTCCCAACCAGTATGACACAGGTGTTGCCCTAACAGGCCTGTCTTGTTTTGTTACCCCTGATCTCGCACGGGATCTGGCTAATGACATTATGACACTG ATGTCCCACACCAAACCCTACATCAGGAAGAAAGCTGTGTTGATCATGTATAAGGTATTTTTAAAGTACCCAGAATCTCTGCGCCCTGCTTTCCCAAGACTCAAGGAGAAACTGGAGGACCCAGATCCAG GTGTCCAGTCAGCAGCCGTCAATGTGATTTGTGAGCTGGCAAGGAGAAACCCAAAGAACTACCTGTCTCTCGCCCCCCTTTTCTTCAAGCTTATGACCTCCTCCACCAATAACTGGGTTCTCATTAAGATCATCAAACTG TTTGGTGCTCTCACACCTCTGGAGCCAAGGTTGGGGAAGAAGCTTATTGAGCCTCTGACAAACTTAATCCACAG CACCTCTGCCATGTCTTTGCTGTATGAATGTGTCAACACTGTAATTGCAG TGTTGATTTCTCTGTCCTCTGGGATGCCCAACCACAGCGCTAGCATCCAG CTCTGTGTGCAGAAACTGCGAATCCTGATAGAAGACTCGGACCAGAACT TGAAATACTTGGGCTTGCTCGCCATGTCCAAGATCCTGAAGACGCACCCCAAGTCTGTCCAGTCTCATAAGGACCTCATCCTGCAGTGTCTCGATGACAAAGACGAGTCCATTCGTCTCAGAGCTTTGGATCTTCTCTACGGCATG GTATCTAAGAAGAACTTGATGGAGATCGTAAAGAAGCTGATGCTGCATGTGGACAAAGCTGAAGGAACCACTTACAGGGATGAACTTCTCACCAAGATCATCGATATCTGCAGTCAGAGCAACTACCAGTACATCACCAACTTCGAatg GTACATCAGCATCCTGGTGGAGCTGACCCGATTAGAGGGCACACGACACGGCCACCTCATCGCCTCTCAGATGTTGGACGTTGCCATTCGGGTGAAGGCCATCCGAGCGTTCGCCGTCGCTCAGATGGCCACTTTGCTGGACAACGCCCACCTGCTGACTGGCAACACGCAGCGGAACGGCATCTGCGAGGTTCTGTACGCTGCGGCCTGGATCTGCGGCGAGTTCTCCGA ACACCTGGAGAACCCCATGCAGACGCTGGAGGCCATGCTGCGGCCCAAGGTGGCCACGCTGCCGGGCCACATCCAGGCTGTGTATGTTCAGAATGCAGCCAAGCTGTTCGCAACGGTGCTGAagggcgaggaggggaacacaGACGGCACAGCTGCGCAGGAAGCCAGCCAGCTAATGATAGACAGGCTGCCGCTGTTTGTGCAGAGCGCCAACCTGGAAGTCCAGGAGAGG GCGTCCTGCATCCTGCAGCTGGTCAAGTACATCCAGAAACTTCAGCAGAAGGACGTGGAGGTGGCAGAGGAAGTCGACGCGCTGTTTGCAGGAGAACTCAACCCCGTGGCCCCGAAAGCACAGAAGAAAGTTCCTGTTCCTGAAGG CCTGGACCTGGACGCTTGGATCAACGAACCGCCTTCTGAAAGCGAGTCTGAGGACGAGCAGCCAAAGGCGATTTTTGCGAAGGAGGAGCCGAAACACTCCAGACCCCGTCACACAGAAGTGGACGAGAAAGAGCTCGCGAGG AGGAGGGAAGCCAGAAAGCAGGAGCAAGCCAACAATCCGTTCTACATCAAGGCTTCCCCGTCCTCTCAGAAG GTTTATCAAGAAGCTCCTGGAGTGGAGCACATCCCAGTAGTGCAGATTGACCTCAATGTGCCTCTCAAAGTCCCAG GTCTGCCTATGTCTGACCAGTATGTGAAAATGGAGGAGGAGCGGCGTCAGAAAGAgagagcagagaagaagaagaaggaaaagaagaagaggaaagaaaagcgCAGCGGACGAGGGAAGAAGCACGATTCGGCTCCGGAGAGCGAAGAGGACATCACTCCAGCTCACATGGTGGACATTGTTACAGAGGAGATGCCAGAG AATGCCTTAcccagtgatgatgatgaaagaGACCCCACTGACCCCCACAAAGCTCTGGACATCGACCTGGACAG GCCGCTTGCAGACAGCGAGAAGCTGCCGGTCAGGTCACATCGTGCCGCCGAGGCCCAGAAAAGCCCAACAGATGGAGAAACTGAAAATGCGACTTTGCAGGAACCCAAGAAGAAGAACAgtaaagaaaagagagagaagaagagagacaaagagagagatcGGAAG AAGagcaaagaagagaaaaagaagaaaaaacacaaacatgaagacAAGGAGGAGGATCTTCTCGGGGGTCAGGCTGACGAACCTGTGCTCCAATCCGAAGAAACAAGTCAAGTGGCAGAACCGCCCACTTCCTCCTCTACCACTGCTGAG GTATCGGATCTGGATTTCTGGCTCTCAAACGCTCCAGTGCCCTCTAACACCCAG GAAGCAGCaacagtagcagcagcagccccAGAGCCCTCCGTCACAGCGCCAGACTCCGAGCCAGATGAACCCAAAGACACAGAAATGGAGGAGACG AAGTCCTcaaaacacaagaagaagaagcagaaaaaggagaaagaggagaaggagaagaaaaagaagaagaagcatcaccaccatcatcaccatagTGACGGTGCTGGAGAGGAGTCTGTTCAGAACGGCACCGTTGAGGAGGAAGAACCCCTCCCG CCAATGTCCAATTACTGCCTGCTGGCTGAGAATTCCTACATCAAGATG ATGATGGAAGATGCTGAGGAG GTGTATGACATCCAGGGGAACCTGCAGGATGGCAGCCAGGTGGTTGTGTCTGTTATATTTGAAAACAAGTGCAGCAGCTTCCTCAAATCCATGGAGTTCAACGTCTTGGACTCTCTGAACTCCAAACTACAGAGGCCAGAAGGCTCGGGTCCTCACGATGGCCTCGTCGTCCCCTTCCAACTTCCTCCAG GAGTGTCCAATGAGGCACGGTTTGTCTTCACTGTGCAAAGCATCGTAATGCCACAGAAACTGAAGGGAACTCTAACCTTCATTGTTAAG aatgaAGACGACTCTACTCATGAGAAACTGGACTTCAAACTGCACTTTACCTGCACCTCCTACTTAATCACTACTCCTTGCTACAG CGACGCTTTTGCAAAACTGTTGGAGTCGGGAGACCTGAAGAGCAGCTCACTCCGGCTGGAGGGAGTCAACATGCCCTTCCACCATCTGCTGGCCAGGATCTGCTTCCACCATCACTTCTCAG TTGTGGAGAGGATCGACTCTTGTGCCTCCATGTACAGCAGGTCCATCCAGGGTCACCACGTCTGTCTGCTGGTCAAAACT TCTGCTCAGACGGTGTCCATCGACGCAAAATGTGACGAGCCGACGCTGCTTGGGAATGTGCTGGATGAGATCAAGCAGACCTTCTCTCAGTGCTGA